One Melospiza georgiana isolate bMelGeo1 chromosome 12, bMelGeo1.pri, whole genome shotgun sequence genomic window carries:
- the CHMP1B gene encoding charged multivesicular body protein 1b has product MSNMEKHLFNLKFAAKELNRNSKKCDKEEKAEKAKIKKAIQKGNMEVARIHAENAIRQKNQAINFLRMSARVDAVAARVQTAVTMGKVTKSMAGVVKSMDATLKSMNLEKISALMDKFEHQFETLDVQTQQMEDTMSNTTTLTTPQNQVDMLLQEMADEAGLDLNMELPQGQTGSVSTSVASAEQDELSQRLARLRDQV; this is encoded by the exons AACACCTGTTTAATTTGAAGTTTGCTGCAAAGGAGCTCAACAGAAACTCCAAAAAATGcgacaaagaagaaaaggctgagaaagctAAAATTAAGAAG GCCATCCAGAAGGGGAACATGGAGGTGGCGCGGATCCACGCCGAGAACGCCATCCGCCAGAAGAACCAGGCCATCAACTTCCTGCGCATGAGCGCCCGCGTGGACGCCGTGGCTGCCAGGGTCCAGACTGCCGTCACCATGGGCAAG GTTACAAAGTCAATGGCAGGGGTGGTGAAGTCCATGGATGCCACCTTGAAGAGCAtgaacttggaaaag ATATCTGCACTAATGGACAAATTTGAGCATCAGTTTGAGACACTGGATGTTCAGACACAGCAGATGGAAGACACAATGAGCAACACTACAACATTGACAACGCCACAA aaCCAAGTGGACatgctcctgcaggaaatggCAGATGAAGCAGG CCTTGATCTGAACATGGAACTACCTCAAGGACAGACAGGTTCAGTTTCTACAAGTGTGGCCTCAGCAGAACAG GATGAGCTGTCACAGAGACTGGCCCGCCTCCGTGATCAAGTGTaa